The following coding sequences are from one Candidatus Margulisiibacteriota bacterium window:
- a CDS encoding response regulator, which yields MKILIVDDNKDILLLVKTILELSNFDATTVDNGKDALALCKKNQYSLIFLDLMMDGMDGYTVVKELRKNTDYQQTPVIALTAKAYHKDKETVLANGFTDHLSKPFRTEDILNATKKYSN from the coding sequence ATGAAAATATTAATTGTTGATGATAATAAAGATATTCTTCTATTGGTAAAAACAATACTTGAATTGTCTAATTTTGATGCTACCACCGTTGATAACGGTAAAGACGCATTGGCTCTTTGCAAAAAAAATCAATACTCCCTAATTTTCTTAGACCTAATGATGGATGGTATGGATGGTTACACTGTTGTTAAAGAACTTCGAAAAAATACAGACTACCAACAAACTCCAGTCATAGCACTTACAGCAAAAGCATACCATAAAGACAAAGAAACCGTTCTTGCAAACGGCTTCACTGATCATTTATCTAAACCCTTCCGTACGGAAGACATTTTAAATGCTACAAAAAAATATTCTAATTAA
- a CDS encoding L-threonylcarbamoyladenylate synthase, which yields MLTPKELEVISKTLSKGGIIGLPTDTVYGLACDAYNLDAIKKITDFKERDDSKHYVLQIAKLEQLKDIVAPLSEYQMNILNKFWPGEITFIFQKSATVSLPYLHDTVGVRIPNHASTQAILSYYKNPLVVTSLNKSGKVAATCYKEIDNNLLKKLDYLVVEHNKGSQVASTIVDLTKSKPTIIRQGKVVFA from the coding sequence ATGTTAACTCCAAAAGAACTTGAAGTAATAAGTAAAACCCTTTCTAAAGGAGGAATAATAGGATTACCAACTGACACGGTATATGGTCTAGCTTGTGATGCTTACAACCTTGATGCTATAAAAAAAATTACAGATTTTAAAGAAAGAGATGACTCCAAACATTACGTGTTACAGATAGCTAAGCTTGAGCAACTAAAGGATATTGTTGCACCGCTTTCAGAATATCAAATGAATATTCTAAATAAATTTTGGCCTGGGGAAATAACGTTCATTTTCCAAAAATCAGCTACTGTTTCTTTGCCATACCTTCATGATACCGTAGGAGTTAGGATACCGAATCATGCAAGCACACAAGCTATCCTTAGTTACTATAAAAATCCGCTTGTGGTAACTAGCCTCAATAAGTCAGGGAAAGTCGCAGCTACTTGCTATAAAGAAATTGATAACAATCTTCTCAAGAAGCTAGATTACCTTGTAGTTGAACACAACAAAGGATCGCAAGTTGCCTCAACAATTGTGGACCTTACTAAAAGCAAACCAACAATTATCAGACAAGGCAAAGTAGTCTTTGCTTGA
- a CDS encoding response regulator, whose amino-acid sequence MKILICDDSNYVRNKLSSFLKDYGFIIFEAENGQMAIEKCTKHEPDIVIMDIIMPIMDGITAMKEIKKTMKIPVVVLSNIGQQTQIIEALQQGADEYIVKPFDPGKLLAVIEKYQAQKVSND is encoded by the coding sequence ATGAAAATATTAATTTGTGATGATTCTAACTATGTAAGAAACAAACTATCTTCTTTTTTGAAAGATTACGGCTTTATAATATTTGAAGCGGAGAACGGACAAATGGCTATTGAAAAGTGCACTAAACACGAGCCTGACATCGTTATAATGGACATTATTATGCCAATTATGGATGGCATAACTGCTATGAAAGAAATCAAGAAAACAATGAAAATTCCTGTGGTTGTTCTCTCCAACATTGGACAACAAACGCAAATAATCGAAGCGCTACAACAAGGAGCGGACGAATATATTGTAAAACCTTTTGACCCAGGCAAGCTTCTGGCTGTGATAGAAAAATACCAAGCCCAAAAAGTTTCTAATGATTAA
- a CDS encoding chemotaxis protein CheA, which yields MKIQIGLTHQERNLFNKELNQHIGFIENSLIELEQGYQKELIEQLFRSFHTIKGNAGMIGYTSMQEVSAETEHVLQHFRQNDITLTEESNEALFTAVDYIKNLTKNLSKSSFDVSDSMHNEVLEIIRKSLPSQETNASLKTNELTQKEESPANLNATVDGISLEIYLNKEAEMPAVTFYQVIHLIEENKIQFESNPTTNDIKNGKSAEILHIKLLKTLTNEEINTLLREIAIIDDIQFVKKIFNVKKREKNKGNLEVREIKNTKEELSEVQIDISQLDDLINQLGEIIINRNQIADALTALEEKYPLDNDFVKLSETTSKLWKSSYRLQSLLLNIRSIPLHSVLDKYHRLSREIAKKINKKIRLEITGQELKLDRIILNYLNDILIHLVRNSIDHGIELPEDRKNIGKDSTGTIKIIAEHKNNKAIFLLSDDGKGLDADVIVKKIIDKKILSKEETLELTKEQIFDYIFHPGFSTKENVSDISGRGVGMDVVKNTIQKLGGGITLSSEKNKGTTFKITLPLTMAIIKGLITEIDKKIFIIPITYIEEIIDIADYETKPIHNHPHIIFREEVIPVFHLKELFFKKKTTITNHTKGVVLSFSDKSIILIVDKIIDEQEIVIKNIDFVDQLYYLIHSATILGTGDIGLILDISSLFDEIKRKYNLH from the coding sequence TTGAAGATACAAATAGGTCTTACACACCAAGAACGCAATCTTTTCAATAAAGAACTTAATCAACACATTGGTTTCATAGAAAATAGTTTAATCGAATTAGAGCAAGGTTACCAAAAGGAACTTATAGAACAGCTATTTCGTAGTTTCCATACAATCAAGGGCAATGCTGGCATGATTGGTTATACAAGCATGCAAGAAGTGTCGGCAGAAACAGAACATGTCTTACAGCATTTCAGACAAAATGACATTACTCTAACCGAAGAATCGAACGAAGCGCTCTTTACTGCTGTAGATTACATCAAAAATCTTACTAAAAACCTCTCCAAATCATCATTTGATGTTAGTGACTCTATGCACAATGAAGTCCTTGAAATAATTAGAAAATCATTACCTTCACAAGAAACAAATGCTTCATTAAAAACAAATGAGCTCACACAAAAAGAAGAATCTCCAGCTAACTTGAATGCTACAGTTGATGGTATTTCTTTAGAAATATATCTTAATAAAGAAGCAGAAATGCCGGCGGTAACTTTTTATCAAGTTATTCATTTAATTGAAGAAAATAAAATCCAATTTGAATCAAATCCAACTACAAATGATATAAAAAATGGCAAGTCGGCAGAAATTCTACACATAAAATTATTAAAAACGCTAACTAACGAAGAAATCAATACACTATTAAGAGAAATAGCTATAATTGATGACATCCAGTTTGTTAAAAAAATATTCAACGTCAAAAAAAGGGAAAAAAATAAAGGAAACTTAGAAGTAAGGGAAATAAAAAACACCAAAGAAGAACTAAGTGAAGTGCAGATTGACATAAGTCAACTTGATGACCTAATTAATCAATTAGGAGAAATCATAATCAATAGGAATCAAATCGCAGATGCACTCACCGCGCTTGAAGAAAAATATCCACTGGATAATGACTTCGTTAAACTATCTGAAACAACAAGCAAACTTTGGAAATCTTCGTATCGTCTACAATCTCTACTACTCAACATCAGGTCAATCCCCTTACATAGTGTTCTAGATAAATATCATAGATTATCTAGAGAAATAGCAAAAAAAATTAATAAAAAAATTAGGCTAGAAATAACAGGTCAAGAACTTAAACTAGACAGAATTATCCTGAACTATCTTAATGATATTCTAATCCACCTAGTCCGTAACTCTATTGACCATGGAATAGAATTACCTGAAGACAGAAAAAACATAGGAAAAGACTCTACGGGTACAATCAAAATAATAGCAGAACACAAAAACAATAAAGCTATCTTCCTCTTATCTGATGACGGCAAGGGCCTTGATGCAGACGTAATAGTAAAAAAAATAATAGACAAAAAAATACTCTCTAAAGAAGAAACACTGGAGCTTACAAAAGAACAGATTTTTGATTATATTTTTCATCCTGGTTTTTCAACAAAAGAAAATGTATCGGACATTTCCGGCCGTGGTGTTGGAATGGATGTTGTAAAAAACACTATCCAAAAACTCGGTGGAGGAATAACTCTATCAAGCGAAAAGAACAAAGGAACAACCTTCAAAATAACACTTCCCTTAACAATGGCTATTATTAAAGGGCTGATAACGGAAATAGACAAAAAAATATTCATTATTCCAATAACTTATATTGAAGAAATTATTGATATAGCCGACTACGAAACAAAACCCATTCACAATCATCCTCACATTATTTTTAGAGAAGAAGTTATTCCTGTTTTCCATCTTAAAGAATTATTCTTTAAGAAAAAAACAACTATCACTAACCATACAAAGGGAGTTGTTTTGTCTTTCTCAGATAAAAGCATTATACTAATAGTTGATAAAATTATTGATGAACAAGAAATTGTTATCAAAAATATAGATTTTGTTGATCAACTTTATTACCTTATTCACTCGGCAACAATTTTAGGAACAGGAGATATAGGATTAATTTTAGATATTTCATCATTGTTTGATGAGATAAAAAGAAAGTATAATCTACATTAA
- the rpoD gene encoding RNA polymerase sigma factor RpoD, giving the protein MEFSTELNTDEPFSSGLVTPEDILQVIANPENNLDQLESFIDEHQIDIVDQEPENQGLDGEEAALLKAEIEQREAEKVKTSDVVKMYLKEIGKVDLLCLKDEQSIAKRVAEGDPIAKKELIDANLRLVVSIAKKYIGRGMAFLDLIQEGNIGLIRATEKFDYTKGYKFSTYATWWIRQAITRAISDQSRTIRIPVHLGETMSKLRKASRHLMQELGRKPTEEEVAEYMEMPIEKVRDIFRSSLTPISLETPIGDESDSSKLGDFVKDDKTESPEASLYRTLLRKDLDEIMQELSERERMVIKLRFGLVDDRPRTLEEVGKVYDVTRERIRQIEAKAIKKLRHPSRLKRLKGYLKEEV; this is encoded by the coding sequence ATGGAATTCAGTACAGAATTAAATACAGACGAACCTTTCAGCTCAGGATTAGTAACACCAGAAGATATTCTACAAGTTATTGCTAACCCAGAAAATAATCTTGACCAACTTGAATCATTTATTGATGAACATCAAATTGATATTGTTGATCAAGAACCAGAAAACCAAGGGTTAGACGGCGAAGAAGCTGCTCTCCTAAAAGCTGAAATTGAACAAAGAGAAGCTGAAAAGGTTAAAACATCTGACGTAGTTAAGATGTATTTAAAAGAAATTGGAAAAGTTGACTTGCTTTGCCTTAAAGATGAACAAAGTATTGCAAAAAGAGTCGCAGAAGGTGATCCGATTGCGAAAAAGGAACTAATCGATGCTAATTTAAGATTAGTTGTGAGTATTGCCAAAAAATACATCGGCAGAGGCATGGCTTTCCTTGACCTGATACAAGAAGGAAATATTGGACTAATCAGAGCTACCGAGAAATTTGATTATACCAAGGGTTATAAATTTTCTACATATGCTACTTGGTGGATTAGACAAGCTATCACAAGAGCCATTTCTGACCAATCAAGAACAATTAGAATACCGGTGCATTTAGGTGAAACAATGAGCAAGCTCAGAAAAGCTTCAAGACACTTAATGCAAGAATTAGGGAGAAAACCAACTGAAGAAGAAGTAGCAGAATATATGGAGATGCCTATCGAAAAAGTTAGAGACATTTTCCGTTCTTCTTTAACTCCAATCTCACTAGAAACACCTATTGGTGACGAAAGTGACAGCTCAAAACTTGGAGACTTTGTCAAAGATGACAAAACAGAATCTCCTGAAGCTAGTCTTTATCGAACACTTCTGAGAAAAGATTTAGATGAAATAATGCAAGAACTTTCTGAAAGAGAAAGAATGGTTATTAAATTAAGATTTGGACTTGTGGATGACAGACCAAGAACACTAGAAGAAGTTGGAAAAGTATATGATGTAACAAGAGAAAGGATTCGACAAATAGAGGCCAAGGCTATTAAAAAGCTACGACACCCTTCGCGTCTTAAAAGACTTAAAGGTTATCTTAAAGAGGAAGTCTAG
- a CDS encoding ferredoxin has protein sequence MTIIINDQLCIGCGVCAAMDEEIFVMDEESGLAKVRSQNIKNKELLEEIIDTCPVNAISIIE, from the coding sequence TTGACTATTATAATAAATGACCAGCTCTGCATTGGTTGCGGGGTTTGCGCTGCAATGGATGAAGAAATTTTTGTAATGGATGAAGAAAGCGGTTTAGCAAAAGTACGTTCTCAAAACATTAAGAATAAAGAGCTACTCGAAGAAATAATAGATACCTGTCCAGTAAATGCTATTTCAATAATAGAATAA
- a CDS encoding 5-formyltetrahydrofolate cyclo-ligase: MNKKQLREKILLQRRALTAPEIELRSNKIIKNLMEYIESINYNTIAFYYPIYNEADIRPLYDFCWNNNKNVLLPYAYKNGNMEFKLFEKKSFLKKDDYGIPSPKTESIFPADLIDIIVVPCVACDKNNNRMGYGAGFYDRFLGKTSAITIGICFDFQLLYQIPTTNNDKKLAAIITD, encoded by the coding sequence ATGAACAAAAAACAATTAAGAGAAAAAATTCTATTACAAAGAAGAGCACTTACTGCTCCAGAAATTGAACTTCGTTCAAACAAAATTATTAAAAATTTAATGGAATATATTGAAAGCATTAACTATAACACCATCGCTTTCTATTATCCTATTTATAATGAAGCTGACATCCGCCCTTTGTATGATTTTTGCTGGAATAACAATAAAAATGTTTTGCTTCCCTACGCATACAAAAATGGAAATATGGAATTTAAATTATTTGAGAAAAAATCTTTTCTTAAAAAAGATGATTATGGGATACCTTCACCAAAAACTGAGAGTATCTTCCCCGCCGACCTTATAGACATAATCGTTGTCCCTTGTGTCGCTTGTGATAAAAATAATAATCGGATGGGTTATGGCGCTGGTTTTTATGATAGGTTTTTAGGTAAAACCTCAGCTATCACTATTGGAATTTGTTTCGATTTTCAGCTACTGTATCAAATTCCAACTACTAATAATGACAAAAAATTAGCAGCAATTATCACTGATTAA
- the glmM gene encoding phosphoglucosamine mutase, whose product MIETSLKITVAGIRGETNLSLLPATALKFAEIFGTIMKKGTIVLGTDTRLSTLPFKSAVIAGLSATGCNIIDIGIVSTPTTQIMVKKLKAQGGIMITASHNPIQWNGLKFICDKGIFFDEEQMQEIFDLYDSYNDDLKKSNTNEEFVNKKTINYVDVKSLGNITSYASAAEEHIDHLLKSVNVELIKKSGLKVVIDSCNGSGAILNPILFKKLGIKFININSAPDGNFTRGPEPLPENITLLREKVLEEKADIGFAQDADADRLAIVNEKGQAIGEDYTLVLVMKYLLQRHPNPAGKIVATNLSTSKAFDDVAELYKTKVVRTKIGEVNVSKVLLQKGAIIGGEGNGGVIIPEIGLGRDSFAGIAFMLEYLATTKMKVSEIVNTVPRYEVVKTSKRLSSQEEVAYILEKVKKTFAGETMDIQDGVKVIFENSWLHVRASNTEPIIRYFAEAKTKDIAQSLINKVF is encoded by the coding sequence ATGATAGAAACATCTCTAAAAATAACTGTGGCAGGAATAAGAGGGGAAACTAACCTTTCGCTTCTTCCAGCAACTGCATTGAAGTTTGCTGAAATTTTTGGCACTATCATGAAGAAAGGCACAATTGTCCTTGGAACAGACACAAGGCTGAGCACTCTTCCTTTTAAGTCAGCAGTAATAGCAGGACTATCCGCCACTGGGTGTAATATTATTGATATTGGGATTGTTTCCACTCCTACGACCCAAATCATGGTAAAAAAGTTAAAAGCCCAAGGTGGCATCATGATTACCGCTTCACATAACCCCATACAATGGAATGGACTTAAGTTTATTTGCGATAAGGGCATCTTTTTTGATGAAGAACAAATGCAAGAAATATTTGATTTATATGATAGCTATAACGATGACCTGAAAAAATCTAATACTAATGAAGAATTTGTGAACAAAAAAACAATTAACTATGTTGACGTAAAATCACTTGGCAATATAACCTCTTATGCTTCTGCTGCAGAAGAACATATAGATCACCTTCTTAAAAGTGTTAATGTGGAATTAATTAAAAAATCTGGATTAAAAGTTGTAATCGATAGTTGCAACGGCTCAGGTGCGATCTTAAACCCGATATTATTTAAAAAACTAGGGATTAAGTTCATTAACATAAACAGCGCTCCTGATGGCAACTTTACCCGAGGACCAGAGCCCTTACCAGAAAACATAACCCTATTAAGAGAAAAAGTTTTAGAAGAAAAAGCAGATATAGGTTTTGCCCAAGATGCAGACGCTGATAGGCTAGCAATTGTAAACGAAAAAGGTCAAGCAATTGGGGAAGATTACACCCTTGTTCTTGTGATGAAATATCTATTACAAAGACACCCTAACCCAGCAGGAAAAATTGTTGCTACAAACCTTTCTACATCCAAGGCCTTTGATGATGTCGCAGAATTATACAAAACCAAGGTTGTTAGAACAAAGATTGGTGAAGTTAATGTTTCCAAAGTTCTCTTACAAAAAGGTGCAATTATTGGAGGGGAAGGTAACGGAGGAGTGATCATTCCTGAAATTGGTCTTGGCAGAGACTCCTTTGCGGGAATTGCTTTTATGCTCGAATACCTTGCAACCACAAAAATGAAAGTTTCTGAGATCGTTAACACTGTTCCTCGTTATGAAGTTGTCAAAACTAGCAAGAGACTTTCCTCCCAAGAAGAAGTTGCTTATATTTTAGAAAAAGTTAAAAAAACATTTGCAGGCGAAACCATGGACATACAGGATGGCGTTAAAGTAATTTTTGAAAACTCATGGTTGCATGTAAGAGCTTCCAATACTGAACCTATTATCCGTTATTTTGCTGAAGCAAAAACAAAAGATATTGCACAATCTCTTATCAATAAAGTTTTTTAG